The following proteins come from a genomic window of Lolium rigidum isolate FL_2022 chromosome 5, APGP_CSIRO_Lrig_0.1, whole genome shotgun sequence:
- the LOC124658335 gene encoding cellulose synthase-like protein E6 codes for MAYNYPAEKISVYLSDDGGSVLTFYALWEASLFAKHWLPFCKRYNIEPRSPAAYFSSRDRHQDLCTPKEWSFIRNMYEEMTERINTAAMSGKIPEEIKANHKGFHEWNQETTSKNHQPIVQLLIDGKNGNAVDSEGDVLPTLVYMSREKRPQYPHNFKAGAMNALIRVSSMISNSPIIMNVDCDMYSNNCNTIRDALCFFLDEEMGHKVGFVQYPQNYNNLTKNNIYGNSHQVTNQVLMGGMDSVGGPMYVGTGCFHRREILCGRRFTEDYQEDWKRGIMDKTQESTDEIEEKAKSLAACMYEHGTLWGDEIGLKYGYPAEDIITGLAIHCRGWMSVHNNPPRPAFLGVAPTTLAQTLLQHKRWSDGAFSIFLSNYCPFLFGHGKIKLLHQMGYSIYGLWAPNSLPTLYYVIIPSLALLKGTSLFPEITSPWITPFMYVFCVKNMYSLYEALSCGDTLKGWWNEQRMWMVRRITSYLYGLIDTARKLLGLSKMAFAVTSKVSEEDESKKYEQEIMEFGSASQEYVIIATAALLNLICLVGGLSQIITGGWNILLNVFFPQLILCGMLVITNIPFYEAMFMRKDKGRIPFSITLASIGFAALVLLIPIV; via the exons ATGGCATATAATTACCCAGCCGAGAAAATAAGTGTGTATCTTTCCGACGACGGAGGTTCGGTTCTCACTTTCTATGCCCTCTGGGAGGCATCCTTGTTTGCAAAGCATTGGCTACCATTCTGCAAGAGATATAACATTGAGCCAAGGTCACCAGCTGCTTACTTTTCGAGTCGAGATAGGCATCAAGATTTGTGCACCCCAAAAGAATGGTCATTTATCAGG AacatgtatgaagaaatgactgaGCGAATAAATACAGCTGCCATGTCAGGTAAAATTCCTgaagaaatcaaagcaaatcatAAAGGATTTCACGAATGGAATCAAGAAACTACCTCCAAAAATCACCAGCCAATTGTTCAG CTTCTGATAGATGGAAAAAACGGAAATGCAGTTGATAGTGAAGGAGATGTGCTACCAACACTTGTGTACATGTCCCGCGAGAAGCGACCTCAGTACCCCCATAACTTCAAAGCTGGGGCAATGAATGCTTTG ATAAGAGTATCATCGATGATAAGCAACAGCCCTATCATCATGAATGTGGACTGTGATATGTATTCCAACAATTGCAATACGATCAGAGATGCACTGTGCTTCTTCCTTGACGAAGAAATGGGTCACAAGGTTGGATTTGTGCAATACCCTCAGAACTATAACAATTTGACCAAGAATAACATATACGGGAATTCCCACCAAGTCACCAATCAG GTGTTGATGGGTGGTATGGATAGTGTGGGTGGCCCTATGTATGTTGGCACTGGATGTTTCCACAGAAGGGAGATCCTTTGTGGAAGGAGGTTCACCGAAGACTACCAAGAAGACTGGAAGAGAGGAATAATGGACAAAACACAAGAGAGCACAGATGAGATTGAAGAGAAAGCGAAGTCTTTAGCAGCCTGCATGTATGAACATGGAACGCTGTGGGGAGATGAGATTGGGTTAAAATATGGTTACCCAGCAGAGGATATAATCACCGGATTGGCAATACATTGCAGAGGATGGATGTCAGTCCATAACAATCCTCCAAGGCCAGCATTTCTGGGTGTAGCTCCAACAACACTTGCTCAAACTCTACTACAACACAAACGATGGAGTGATGGTGCTTTCTCGATTTTTCTTTCAAATTACTGCCCCTTCTTGTTTGGGCATGGAAAAATCAAGTTACTACATCAAATGGGCTACTCAATCTATGGATTATGGGCACCCAATTCGCTCCCTACACTATATTATGTTATCATCCCTTCACTAGCTCTCCTCAAAGGCACCTCCTTGTTCCCAGAG ATTACGAGTCCATGGATCACGCCCTTCATGTATGTCTTCTGTGTGAAGAACATGTACAGCCTATATGAGGCATTATCATGTGGAGACACATTAAAGGGATGGTGGAATGAACAAAGAATGTGGATGGTTAGGAGAATAACCTCATATCTCTATGGCCTCATTGACACTGCCCGGAAGTTACTAGGACTGTCGAAGATGGCATTTGCAGTTACGTCAAAGGTAAGTGAAGAAGATGAATCTAAAAAGTACGAGCAAGAAATCATGGAATTTGGGTCAGCAAGTCAAGAATATGTGATCATTGCAACTGCCGCATTACTCAACCTCATTTGTCTGGTCGGAGGGCTTAGTCAAATCATCACAGGTGGCTGGAATATACTCTTGAATGTCTTCTTCCCCCAGCTTATTCTCTGTGGAATGCTAGTGATCACCAATATTCCATTCTATGAAGCAATGTTCATGAGGAAGGACAAAGGCAGAATACCATTCTCAATTACATTAGCTTCTATTGGCTTTGCGGCGTTGGTCCTCCTGATACCAATAGTTTAA
- the LOC124658334 gene encoding probable ribosomal RNA small subunit methyltransferase B — MEGSALALSQFRTRLGSPLLLSADASSAARSSSGRSRSSRYDTGAPPSRAGRGRVWKRDDPEASPRRAGISGIPKLHPKFSNKGAGGTNKVPVINFEVSHHRAVAAVRLLRADKGKAFVDLLNEKANDSAENEMGYVERTLGFSTRNLDDRDIRLVTVIVAGTVRWKRYIDFLIMSLCSDEKVFSKMEPLLLQILRIGFFEILKLNVPAYAVVDENVRLAKVALRPGAGNMVNAILRKLLSLKETDSLPLPKIEGDDRAQARALSIIYSHPVWMVRRWIRFLGKEEALKLMDWNNSDPYFSLRVNTTNGYTRDDLINRLDDLQVHYEKSIMDEFVRIREGMQAVLQAGLLKEGMCAVQDESAGLVVSVVDPQPGETIMDCCAAPGGKTLFMASRLAGQGKIWALDINKGRLRILMEAAKCHNLDDIITDVHGDLRLYAKESTAKYDKVLLDAPCSGLGVLSKRADLRWNRQFEDLEELICLQDELLDSASLLVKPGGVLIYSTCSIDHEENENRITAFVQRHPEFTPQSVHGYVPAEFITDEGFYSSSPTKHSLDGAFAARLVRSLH; from the exons ATGGAGGGAAGTGCGCTCGCCCTCTCGCAATTCCGCACGCGGCTCGGCTCGCCGCTCCTCCTCTCCGCGGACGCCAGCTCCGCCGCGCGCAGCAGCTCAG GGAGGAGCAGGTCCTCCAGGTACGACACGGGAGCGCCTCCGAGCAGAGCAG GAAGGGGTAGGGTTTGGAAGCGTGATGATCCGGAGGCTTCACCTCGCCGAGCAG GGATTAGTGGAATTCCAAAGCTTCATCCGAAATTCTCTAATAAAGGAGCAG GTGGGACAAATAAGGTTCCGGTTATTAATTTCGAGGTTTCTCACCACAGAGCAG TCGCAGCGGTGAGGTTGCTAAGAGCTGACAAGGGGAAGGCGTTTGTTGATCTTTTAAATGAGAAAGCAAACGATTCTGCGGAGAATGAGATGGGCTATGTAGAAAGGACGTTAGGATTCAGTACACGGAATTTGGATGACAGGGATATAAGACTG GTTACTGTCATAGTAGCTGGAACTGTACGTTGGAAACGCTACATCGATTTTCTTATCATGTCACTCTGTAGTGACGAGAAGGTGTTCAGCAAAATGGAACCACTGCTGCTGCAG ATACTACGAATTGGCTTCTTTGAAATTCTCAAACTTAACGTACCAGCTTATGCAGTCGTTGATGAG AATGTAAGACTTGCGAAAGTAGCTTTAAGGCCTGGTGCCGGGAACATGGTGAATGCAATTCTGCGCAAACTTCTATCACTGAAG GAGACAGACTCTCTTCCTCTTCCAAAGATAGAAGGTGATGATCGTGCCCAAGCTCGTGCACTTTCCATAATTTATTCTCATCCTGTT TGGATGGTGAGAAGATGGATCCGATTTCTTGGAAAAGAAGAAGCTCTAAAATTGATGGATTGGAATAACAGTGACCCTTATTTTAGTTTAAG GGTGAACACAACAAATGGCTATACAAGGGATGACCTTATTAACCGATTGGACGATTTGCAG GTTCATTACGAAAAGTCAATTATGGATGAATTTGTCCGCATTCGTGAGGGCATGCAG GCGGTCTTACAAGCGGGATTACTGAAAGAAGGCATGTGTGCTGTGCAGGATGAGAGCGCAG GTCTTGTTGTGTCTGTGGTCGATCCACAACCTGGCGAAACAATCATGGATTGTTGTGCTGCACCTGGCGGGAAAACTTTGTTCATGGCATCCCGACTGGCAGGACAAG GGAAGATATGGGCTCTTGACATAAACAAAGGTCGCTTGAGAATTCTCATGGAGGCAGCAAAGTGCCACAACCTTGATGATATAATCACTGATGTCCACGGTGATCTTCGACTATATGCT AAGGAAAGCACTGCCAAATATGACAAGGTATTATTGGATGCTCCATGCTCTGGGCTGGGCGTCCTTTCCAAG AGGGCAGACTTGCGTTGGAATCGACAATTTGAAGATCTGGAGGAGTTGATATGTTTGCAAGATGAGCTCCTTGATTCAGCATCACT GTTGGTAAAGCCTGGTGGTGTACTAATCTACAGTACATGTTCCATTGATCAtgaagaaaacgagaaccggattACTGCTTTTGTTCAGAGACATCCG GAGTTTACCCCGCAGAGTGTACATGGATATGTTCCTGCAGAATTTATCACAGATGAAGGTTTCTATTCCTCAAGTCCAACTAAACACTCTCTGGATGGGGCATTTGCTGCTCGTCTTGTCCGGTCATTGCACTAG